Proteins encoded within one genomic window of Brachybacterium muris:
- a CDS encoding molybdopterin-dependent oxidoreductase — MASPTQAPRAAPQRSSGTARTVGPGEARPTLIPRPFAVLSAIVGAGVLVALAELFSLLLPGTSAPASPFVAVGGAFIDMVPAAVKDLVISLFGTADKLVLFLCMGAVYALLAAGIGLLGRRSRLLAVLALAGLGLLAALVVITRPGTGLVDAVPTLLGTLGGTAVLHRMLGLARSAAAGSADGGARRAAPGAGTGTALGAARRRFLITAAGTAVLALAVGVPSRLAGSARAAAEAARARFRPPPPAVAATPIPPQAQVRVPGMPSFLTPADDFYRIDTALAVPRVDPTTWSLSITGLVDHELTLTFEQLLAEPMTEAHVTLACVSNSVGGDLVGNATWLGVPIRTLLERAGVQHGADMVLSCSVDGFTASTPLEALTDDRASLLAVAMNGEPLPPEHGYPVRMVVPGLYGYVSATKWVEELKVTRFADDRAYWSDRGWSERGPIKTACRLDVPTQGVAVEAGTVELGGTAWAPHRGIAEVQVQIDDGDWQQADLGASANDDCWRQWSLTWEDALPGEHTVTVRAVDGTGQIQTSQRANPAPDGASGWHTVPLRVR, encoded by the coding sequence ATGGCCAGTCCCACGCAGGCACCCCGCGCTGCGCCGCAGAGATCCTCGGGCACGGCCCGAACTGTCGGCCCGGGCGAGGCCCGGCCCACCCTGATCCCTCGTCCGTTCGCGGTGCTGTCCGCGATCGTCGGCGCAGGGGTGCTGGTGGCACTGGCTGAACTGTTCTCCCTGCTGCTGCCCGGAACCTCCGCCCCCGCCTCGCCGTTCGTGGCCGTGGGCGGGGCCTTCATCGACATGGTGCCTGCGGCGGTGAAGGACCTGGTGATCAGCCTGTTCGGCACCGCCGACAAGCTGGTGCTGTTCCTGTGCATGGGTGCTGTCTACGCCCTCCTCGCCGCCGGTATCGGCCTGCTGGGCCGCAGGTCCCGGCTCCTGGCCGTCCTCGCGCTCGCCGGGCTGGGCCTGTTGGCCGCCCTGGTGGTCATCACCCGTCCCGGCACCGGCCTCGTCGACGCCGTCCCCACGCTGCTCGGCACGCTCGGCGGTACCGCTGTGCTGCACCGCATGCTGGGCCTCGCCCGGAGCGCCGCCGCCGGGTCGGCCGACGGGGGAGCCCGGAGGGCAGCTCCCGGGGCGGGGACGGGCACCGCGCTCGGTGCCGCCCGCCGTCGGTTCCTGATCACCGCCGCAGGCACGGCCGTGCTCGCGCTCGCCGTGGGCGTGCCCTCCCGCCTCGCCGGGAGCGCCCGTGCGGCCGCAGAGGCCGCCCGCGCCCGCTTCCGACCACCCCCGCCCGCGGTCGCCGCCACCCCGATCCCACCGCAGGCCCAGGTGAGGGTCCCCGGCATGCCGTCCTTCCTCACTCCGGCGGACGACTTCTACCGCATCGACACCGCCCTCGCGGTGCCGCGCGTGGACCCGACCACCTGGAGCCTGAGCATCACGGGCCTGGTGGACCACGAGCTCACCCTCACCTTCGAGCAGCTGCTGGCCGAACCGATGACCGAGGCGCACGTGACGCTCGCCTGCGTCTCCAACTCGGTGGGTGGGGACCTGGTGGGCAACGCCACCTGGCTGGGCGTCCCGATCCGCACCCTGCTGGAGAGGGCCGGCGTGCAGCACGGCGCCGACATGGTGCTCTCGTGCTCCGTGGACGGCTTCACCGCCTCCACGCCGCTGGAGGCCCTCACCGACGACCGGGCCTCCCTGCTGGCCGTCGCCATGAACGGTGAACCGCTTCCGCCGGAGCACGGGTACCCGGTGCGGATGGTGGTGCCGGGGCTGTACGGGTACGTCTCGGCCACCAAGTGGGTGGAGGAGCTGAAGGTGACCCGCTTCGCGGATGACCGTGCCTACTGGTCCGACCGCGGCTGGTCCGAGCGCGGCCCCATCAAGACCGCCTGCCGCCTGGACGTGCCCACACAGGGCGTGGCCGTCGAAGCCGGCACCGTGGAGCTGGGCGGCACCGCCTGGGCACCCCACCGCGGCATCGCCGAGGTGCAGGTGCAGATCGACGACGGCGACTGGCAGCAGGCCGACCTCGGGGCCTCCGCGAACGACGATTGCTGGCGGCAGTGGTCCCTCACCTGGGAGGACGCCCTGCCGGGCGAGCACACCGTGACCGTGCGCGCCGTGGACGGCACCGGGCAGATCCAGACCTCCCAGCGGGCCAACCCCGCACCGGACGGCGCCAGCGGCTGGCACACCGTGCCCCTGCGGGTGCGGTAG
- a CDS encoding dihydrofolate reductase family protein gives MTRTVYYAASTLDGFLADEHDSLDWLLHQDIDPEGPGGNDAFMRSVGAIVMGRATYMWLRDHLEADGDGWPYTVPAWVLSHAELPGIEGADLRFASGPVVPLHAELVAAAGAKDVWVVGGGGLAGQFVDAGLLDQLVIAITPVTLGAGKPLLPRRLDLTLRTVARNRAFVCATFDVLGPMR, from the coding sequence ATGACCCGCACCGTCTACTACGCCGCATCCACGCTCGACGGCTTCCTGGCCGACGAGCACGACTCCCTGGACTGGCTGCTCCACCAGGACATCGACCCCGAGGGCCCCGGAGGCAACGACGCGTTCATGCGCTCGGTGGGCGCGATCGTGATGGGCCGGGCCACCTACATGTGGCTGCGCGACCATCTGGAGGCCGACGGCGACGGCTGGCCGTACACGGTGCCGGCCTGGGTGCTCTCCCACGCGGAGCTGCCCGGCATCGAGGGGGCCGACCTGCGCTTCGCCTCCGGGCCCGTTGTTCCCTTGCACGCCGAGCTGGTGGCGGCGGCCGGTGCCAAGGACGTGTGGGTGGTGGGCGGCGGGGGCCTGGCCGGGCAGTTCGTGGATGCGGGCCTGCTGGATCAGCTGGTCATCGCGATCACCCCGGTCACGCTGGGGGCAGGGAAACCGCTGCTGCCCCGCCGGCTCGACCTGACGCTACGAACGGTGGCCCGGAACCGGGCATTCGTGTGCGCCACCTTCGACGTGCTCGGGCCGATGCGGTAA
- a CDS encoding type II toxin-antitoxin system Phd/YefM family antitoxin — MRTISATEASRHFSDLLDAIEAGDAVVVTRGNRPIAEIRPAPRHTGRDLREALQKIPPPDDRFRTDIAEALDYVVDMTENPWDDD; from the coding sequence ATGCGGACCATCAGCGCGACGGAAGCCTCCCGGCACTTCTCCGATCTGCTCGACGCGATCGAAGCCGGCGATGCTGTCGTGGTCACTCGCGGGAACCGGCCAATCGCTGAGATCCGTCCTGCCCCGCGCCACACCGGGCGGGACCTTCGAGAAGCACTGCAGAAGATCCCCCCTCCGGATGACCGCTTCCGTACGGACATCGCCGAAGCCCTGGACTACGTCGTGGACATGACGGAGAACCCGTGGGACGACGACTGA
- a CDS encoding PIN domain-containing protein, with product MGRRLIFDTNLLIDYERGRLDQRSFDDDELAIASITVAEYRIGIEFAQTAQQVTHRESALEAIIDAVEVLDYTEATAAHHARLIAHARRSGRPRGAHDLIIAAHAAQTGRIVLSRDAAARFGDLPGVLPESP from the coding sequence GTGGGACGACGACTGATCTTCGACACCAACCTGCTGATCGACTACGAGCGCGGCAGGCTGGATCAGCGATCCTTCGACGACGATGAGCTGGCGATCGCCTCCATCACGGTCGCGGAGTACCGCATCGGCATTGAGTTCGCGCAGACTGCGCAGCAGGTCACCCACCGCGAGAGCGCACTGGAGGCGATCATCGATGCGGTCGAGGTGCTGGACTATACGGAGGCGACAGCTGCCCATCATGCGCGGCTGATCGCACACGCCCGTCGTTCGGGCAGGCCGCGCGGGGCGCACGATCTGATCATCGCCGCACACGCCGCGCAGACCGGCAGGATCGTGCTGAGCCGCGACGCCGCGGCACGCTTCGGCGACCTGCCCGGTGTCCTCCCGGAGAGTCCCTGA
- a CDS encoding glycoside hydrolase family 3 C-terminal domain-containing protein, with the protein MHAPAPPPLAVIGDFAATPRYQGAGSSHVNPPRLTTALDSIRSLTGTEVPFARGFEPGKDADAGLQGEAVDLARRTAEAGGTVLLFLGLGEDVESEGYDREDMELPAAQVELLEAIRQVTGRVVVLLSNGSAVRLPAAVTAAPGVLETWLLGQAGGEAVADVLFGRANPSGHLAETIPLRLEDTPSYLHFPGDHSRVRYGEGLFVGYRGFDALGTEVAYPFGHGLSYTTFELGDLAVTSGADGLDVTVTVTNTGERAGRAVVQAYVSVEGSTVTRALRELKGFGDVTLEPGASEQLSIRIPREDLQFWSVVDGTWVVETGTYAVEVGFSSRDLPLRAEVEVLGDEPTPVVDTTWTVGEVMALPAAQAVLAPLFAQMPIAEDPEMQKMIAQMPLNRLSGLGGLDRAMIQQLVDAINAAM; encoded by the coding sequence ATGCATGCACCGGCCCCACCCCCCCTCGCCGTGATCGGCGACTTCGCCGCCACGCCCCGCTACCAGGGCGCCGGCTCCTCCCACGTGAACCCGCCGCGCCTGACCACCGCCCTGGACTCGATCCGGTCCCTCACCGGCACCGAGGTGCCCTTCGCCCGCGGCTTCGAGCCCGGCAAGGACGCCGACGCCGGCCTGCAGGGCGAGGCCGTGGACCTCGCGCGCCGCACCGCCGAGGCAGGCGGCACGGTGCTGCTGTTCCTGGGCCTGGGTGAGGACGTGGAGTCCGAGGGCTACGACCGCGAGGACATGGAGCTGCCGGCCGCCCAGGTCGAGCTGCTGGAGGCGATCCGGCAGGTCACGGGCCGGGTGGTGGTGCTGCTGTCCAACGGCTCCGCCGTGCGCCTGCCCGCAGCGGTCACCGCCGCTCCCGGAGTGCTGGAGACCTGGCTGCTGGGCCAGGCCGGTGGCGAGGCCGTGGCCGACGTGCTGTTCGGCCGCGCGAACCCCTCCGGTCACCTCGCCGAGACCATCCCGCTGCGCCTCGAGGACACCCCCTCCTATCTGCACTTCCCCGGGGACCACTCCAGGGTGCGCTACGGGGAGGGACTGTTCGTGGGCTACCGCGGCTTCGATGCCCTGGGCACCGAGGTGGCCTACCCCTTCGGCCACGGCCTGTCCTACACCACCTTCGAGCTGGGGGACCTGGCCGTGACCTCCGGGGCCGACGGCCTGGACGTCACCGTCACCGTCACCAACACCGGGGAGAGGGCCGGCCGTGCGGTGGTCCAGGCCTACGTGTCCGTCGAGGGCTCGACGGTCACCCGGGCCCTGCGGGAGCTGAAGGGCTTCGGCGACGTGACGCTGGAGCCCGGCGCCTCCGAACAGCTCAGCATCCGCATCCCCCGCGAGGACCTGCAGTTCTGGTCGGTGGTGGACGGGACCTGGGTGGTCGAGACCGGCACCTACGCCGTCGAGGTCGGGTTCTCCAGCCGCGACCTGCCGCTGCGGGCCGAGGTGGAGGTCTTAGGCGACGAGCCCACGCCGGTGGTGGACACCACCTGGACCGTCGGCGAGGTGATGGCACTGCCTGCCGCACAGGCGGTGCTGGCACCCCTGTTCGCCCAGATGCCGATCGCCGAGGACCCCGAGATGCAGAAGATGATCGCGCAGATGCCCCTGAACCGGCTCTCCGGCCTCGGGGGTCTGGACCGCGCGATGATCCAGCAGCTGGTGGACGCCATCAACGCCGCCATGTGA
- a CDS encoding APC family permease, whose translation MAELKKSLGLPSLIALGVAGVVGSSWIYTSSTFFADLGAGGMILGLLAGAALAACVALAYGELTSAIPRAGGEVVWGYAALGRSAGFATGWFHIGAYIASLSFYVTALGTLLAKYIPAMSEIPLYTVAGEAVTLPVLAVGVVLALAVFALNWFGVSLGAQIQVALFAVMILIGVVLVGAALVVGEPSNLWPMWTPEQSPAESTLRMVVPGITYVVGFSLVAVLAEESSLKPHQVGRAVVLTVAVAAAFYTAVLLATAYVVPWEDVAGMELGTIDAFTAAGMPVLGFAAFLISVLGLVTSFIGLFVASSRVVLALSRARLLPAGLAHIDERSGVPRRALLFVLAATLGLGWLGPGAIVWFLDAGGVFLGIVWLLVVIAKYRMPRRYPGLEYGYRARPAFLPALGAIGAVLVIAFALIPQTGMSLIWPEEYILLAAWAVLGAILFLITPAPKDREGAFRDLLGPHAEMLLAARREPAGRESATRG comes from the coding sequence ATGGCGGAGCTCAAGAAGTCCCTCGGCCTGCCCTCCCTGATCGCGCTCGGCGTGGCCGGGGTGGTGGGGTCGAGCTGGATCTACACCTCCTCGACCTTCTTCGCCGACCTCGGGGCCGGCGGCATGATCCTGGGCCTGCTCGCCGGCGCCGCGCTCGCGGCCTGCGTAGCCCTGGCCTACGGGGAGCTCACCTCCGCCATTCCCCGCGCCGGCGGCGAGGTGGTGTGGGGGTACGCGGCACTGGGGCGCAGTGCCGGTTTCGCCACCGGCTGGTTCCACATCGGCGCCTACATCGCCTCCCTGTCCTTCTACGTCACGGCGCTGGGCACACTGCTGGCCAAGTACATCCCCGCGATGAGCGAGATACCCCTGTACACGGTGGCCGGTGAAGCAGTGACCCTCCCGGTGCTGGCCGTGGGCGTGGTGCTGGCCCTGGCCGTATTCGCCCTGAACTGGTTCGGGGTGTCCCTGGGTGCGCAGATCCAGGTTGCGCTGTTCGCGGTGATGATCCTGATCGGTGTGGTGCTGGTGGGAGCGGCCCTGGTGGTGGGCGAGCCCTCGAACCTGTGGCCGATGTGGACCCCCGAGCAGTCCCCCGCCGAATCCACCCTGCGGATGGTGGTCCCCGGCATCACCTACGTGGTCGGCTTCTCCCTGGTGGCGGTGCTGGCCGAGGAGTCAAGCCTGAAGCCCCACCAGGTGGGCCGCGCCGTGGTGCTCACCGTGGCCGTCGCCGCCGCCTTCTACACCGCGGTGCTGCTGGCCACCGCCTATGTGGTGCCCTGGGAGGACGTGGCCGGCATGGAGCTGGGCACCATCGACGCCTTCACCGCCGCCGGCATGCCGGTCCTCGGCTTCGCCGCGTTCCTGATCTCGGTGCTGGGCCTGGTCACCAGCTTCATCGGCCTGTTCGTGGCCTCCAGCCGCGTGGTGCTGGCCCTGTCACGGGCGCGCCTGCTGCCGGCCGGCCTCGCCCACATCGACGAGCGCTCCGGGGTGCCGCGCCGGGCCCTGCTGTTCGTGCTGGCTGCCACCCTGGGACTGGGCTGGCTGGGCCCGGGCGCGATCGTGTGGTTCCTCGACGCCGGCGGCGTGTTCCTGGGCATCGTGTGGCTGCTGGTGGTGATCGCCAAGTACCGCATGCCGCGCCGCTACCCCGGCCTCGAGTACGGCTACCGGGCCCGGCCCGCGTTCCTGCCGGCCCTGGGCGCGATCGGCGCGGTGCTGGTGATCGCCTTCGCCCTGATCCCGCAGACGGGCATGTCGCTGATCTGGCCCGAGGAGTACATCCTGCTGGCCGCCTGGGCGGTGCTGGGCGCGATCCTGTTCCTGATCACCCCGGCACCGAAGGACCGCGAGGGCGCGTTCCGGGACCTGCTGGGCCCGCACGCCGAGATGCTGCTGGCCGCGCGGCGGGAACCTGCTGGCAGGGAGTCGGCCACGCGGGGCTGA
- a CDS encoding type II toxin-antitoxin system VapC family toxin, which translates to MILLDTNALLWLVDDDPRLGPESRRLLIQQDRVCFSAISVSEIAIKHMLGRLTLPGSDTFPGVFSGSGLVELPFRSDHAVALLGEPDLARHDPFDRMLLAQRQVEDCYLITSDRVLLALDRPGLLDARR; encoded by the coding sequence ATGATCCTCCTCGACACGAACGCCCTGCTGTGGCTGGTCGATGACGATCCCCGTCTTGGTCCTGAGTCCCGGCGACTGCTCATCCAGCAGGACCGTGTGTGCTTCTCAGCGATCTCCGTCTCGGAGATCGCCATCAAGCACATGCTCGGCAGGCTGACATTGCCCGGCTCGGATACGTTCCCCGGGGTGTTCAGCGGCTCCGGCCTGGTCGAGTTGCCGTTCCGATCTGATCACGCTGTGGCGCTGCTGGGGGAGCCGGACCTGGCACGACACGATCCGTTCGACCGCATGCTCCTTGCCCAGAGACAGGTGGAGGACTGCTACTTGATCACGTCCGATCGCGTGCTGCTGGCACTGGATCGACCTGGCCTGCTCGATGCTCGCCGCTGA
- a CDS encoding type II toxin-antitoxin system Phd/YefM family antitoxin encodes MHEAKSSLSALVKRALDGEEITIARAGEPLVDLVPHRARRVDFGLARGAFACDPEVFDGADEEIADMFYGPA; translated from the coding sequence ATGCATGAGGCGAAATCGAGTCTCTCCGCGCTGGTGAAGCGCGCACTCGATGGCGAGGAGATCACGATCGCCCGTGCGGGGGAGCCTCTGGTGGATCTCGTCCCCCATCGTGCCCGGCGGGTGGACTTCGGTCTCGCCAGGGGTGCCTTCGCGTGCGACCCCGAGGTCTTCGACGGGGCTGATGAGGAGATCGCCGACATGTTCTACGGGCCAGCATGA
- a CDS encoding 5-oxoprolinase subunit PxpA, which produces MNRTATDTDVPASIDLNADLGEGLGVWPMGDDEEMLQVVATANIACGAHAGDPSTMRRACAGAARNDVAITAHVAYPDLLGFGRRFLDIAPGELTDQVIAQVGALRAIAAAEGTRVRGVKPHGALYNALAHHEVQAAAVLTALIELGIEGPLPLVAAPGSVVSRLADDAGIPVVLEAFTDRAYTADGTLVPRSVQGSVLTDPDQVVAQALSITREHRVRTLDGTWIPIRAGSLCLHGDTPGAVALAQQVRAALEAADVQVKAIL; this is translated from the coding sequence GTGAACCGCACCGCCACTGACACGGACGTCCCTGCCTCGATCGACCTCAACGCCGACCTCGGGGAGGGCCTGGGGGTGTGGCCGATGGGGGACGACGAGGAGATGCTGCAGGTGGTGGCCACCGCGAACATCGCCTGCGGCGCCCATGCCGGGGACCCGTCGACCATGCGTCGGGCCTGCGCCGGGGCCGCCCGGAACGACGTGGCGATCACCGCCCATGTGGCCTACCCGGACCTGCTGGGCTTCGGTCGGCGCTTCCTGGACATCGCCCCCGGCGAGCTCACCGACCAGGTGATCGCCCAGGTGGGAGCACTGCGTGCGATCGCCGCGGCCGAGGGCACGCGGGTGCGCGGGGTGAAGCCCCACGGCGCGCTGTACAACGCCCTCGCGCACCACGAGGTGCAGGCCGCCGCAGTGCTGACGGCCCTGATCGAGCTCGGGATCGAGGGCCCGCTGCCGCTGGTGGCCGCGCCGGGCTCCGTCGTCTCCCGCCTGGCCGACGATGCGGGGATCCCGGTGGTGCTGGAGGCGTTCACCGACCGTGCCTACACCGCCGACGGCACGCTGGTGCCGCGCTCCGTGCAGGGCTCCGTGCTCACCGACCCGGATCAGGTGGTGGCGCAGGCGCTGTCGATCACCCGCGAGCACCGGGTGCGCACGCTGGACGGCACGTGGATCCCGATCCGGGCCGGCAGCCTGTGCCTGCACGGAGACACTCCCGGAGCGGTGGCCCTGGCCCAGCAGGTGCGGGCGGCGCTCGAAGCGGCCGACGTGCAGGTCAAGGCCATCCTGTGA
- a CDS encoding carboxyltransferase domain-containing protein, producing the protein MTAEPATVRQAGEHAILAEYPDTTTVLQVAAALHDLAPPRLREVVPAERTLLLVGTPLSTPDELAHLLTDLSVRPLDLTGGTEVVIPVVYAGEDLDDVADLLGLSPTALVDAHTATMWTAAFGGFAPGFAYLITGGGPTSGPPGRGGAAGTERTDRASEDLVWDVPRRSEPRTTVPAGSVALASRYSGIYPRPSPGGWQLIGHTDAVLFDPSRREPALLTPGARVRFEARRGRVSASSVGRLAATIRPRTGGSVRVPRQPDQPVSHAAFTILAPGPLALVQDGGRPGHAAIGVSRSGAFDRSALVRANRAVGNEPFTPALELLVGPMRLRAEAPTVVAVAGAPAPVTVTRRDTETGHLELSPEVERGRAIALDPGDLVEIGPVTHGLRMMLAVRGGVVVPRQLGSASRDTLSALGPEPLATGDTVHVGPEHGLDAVPWCDAGVAGGLAVDEHPAPAEVPIVLGPRHVELGEAAVTALLGQEWTVRADSDRIGVRLDGTPLPVPDGAGSLPSEPMVPGAIQVPPSGLPVVFGPDGPATGGYPVIGVLTPEGLDLLAQAAPGSTLRFRDAA; encoded by the coding sequence GTGACCGCCGAGCCGGCGACCGTGCGGCAGGCCGGGGAGCACGCGATCCTCGCCGAGTACCCCGACACCACCACCGTGCTGCAGGTCGCCGCGGCCCTGCACGACCTCGCCCCGCCGCGGCTCCGTGAGGTGGTTCCGGCCGAGCGCACCCTGCTGCTCGTCGGCACGCCGCTGTCGACCCCGGACGAGCTCGCCCATCTGCTGACCGACCTCAGCGTGCGGCCCCTCGACCTCACCGGTGGCACCGAGGTGGTGATCCCGGTCGTGTACGCCGGGGAGGATCTGGATGATGTGGCCGACCTGCTGGGCCTCTCCCCCACTGCACTGGTTGACGCACACACCGCAACCATGTGGACGGCCGCGTTCGGTGGTTTCGCTCCCGGGTTCGCGTACCTGATCACGGGGGGTGGGCCGACGTCCGGCCCACCCGGCCGGGGCGGCGCGGCGGGGACGGAACGGACTGATCGAGCATCTGAGGACCTGGTGTGGGACGTGCCCCGCCGTTCCGAGCCTCGCACCACGGTCCCCGCCGGATCGGTGGCCCTCGCCTCCCGGTACAGCGGCATCTACCCGCGCCCCTCCCCCGGCGGCTGGCAGCTGATCGGCCACACCGACGCCGTCCTGTTCGACCCCTCGCGTCGGGAACCGGCCCTGCTCACCCCGGGTGCCAGGGTGCGTTTCGAGGCCCGACGGGGCAGGGTGTCGGCGAGCTCGGTGGGGCGGCTCGCCGCTACGATCAGGCCGCGCACCGGTGGATCCGTGCGCGTGCCTCGTCAGCCGGATCAGCCCGTCTCCCACGCTGCGTTCACGATCCTCGCCCCGGGGCCGCTCGCCCTGGTGCAGGACGGCGGACGGCCCGGGCATGCCGCGATCGGGGTGAGCCGCTCAGGGGCGTTCGACCGCAGCGCCCTGGTGCGCGCCAACCGCGCCGTGGGCAACGAGCCCTTCACCCCCGCGCTGGAGCTGCTGGTGGGGCCGATGCGCCTGCGGGCCGAGGCTCCGACCGTGGTGGCGGTCGCCGGGGCGCCCGCCCCGGTGACGGTGACCAGGCGCGATACGGAGACCGGCCACCTGGAACTCTCCCCTGAGGTCGAGAGAGGGCGGGCGATCGCCCTGGATCCCGGTGACCTGGTGGAGATCGGGCCCGTCACGCACGGCCTGAGGATGATGCTCGCGGTGCGCGGCGGCGTGGTGGTGCCACGCCAGTTGGGCTCCGCATCCCGCGACACGCTGTCGGCTCTCGGGCCCGAGCCCCTGGCCACCGGGGACACGGTGCACGTGGGCCCGGAGCACGGGCTCGACGCCGTCCCCTGGTGCGACGCCGGGGTTGCCGGCGGGCTCGCGGTCGACGAGCACCCCGCCCCCGCCGAGGTGCCGATCGTGCTGGGCCCCCGCCACGTCGAGCTCGGCGAGGCGGCGGTCACGGCACTGCTGGGCCAGGAGTGGACCGTCCGGGCCGATTCGGACCGCATCGGTGTGCGCCTTGACGGCACGCCCCTGCCGGTGCCGGACGGGGCTGGGTCCCTGCCCAGTGAGCCGATGGTGCCCGGGGCGATCCAGGTGCCGCCCTCGGGCCTGCCGGTGGTGTTCGGACCCGACGGGCCCGCGACCGGCGGCTACCCCGTGATCGGGGTGCTGACCCCGGAGGGTCTGGACCTGCTGGCCCAGGCCGCACCGGGGTCGACGCTGCGGTTCAGGGACGCCGCATAA
- a CDS encoding GNAT family N-acetyltransferase, which yields MSTAALYLRAYDQQLRTDAETPSATAVRTLGPLRLVTFPGGRGFVTYRDLAGADEPRVRDLVASALDHYREAPSVTRIEWKTRGHDHAPGLHDALVEAGFAPQETESIMVGPLQALAADTPPPPGVTLRTLQEKREVRAMSAMADIGFGEDPDPARADALLARLARADGMELWVAELEGRMVSAGRLEPVPGTEFAGIWGGVTLPEHRGRGIYRALTAARARSALAAGKTLVHSDSTEYSRPILERQGLVKVSTTTPYEWRC from the coding sequence ATGAGCACAGCCGCCCTCTACCTGCGCGCATACGACCAGCAGCTGCGCACCGACGCCGAGACTCCCAGCGCGACCGCCGTTCGAACCCTGGGCCCGCTGCGCCTGGTCACCTTCCCCGGCGGCCGCGGGTTCGTCACCTACCGCGACCTCGCAGGGGCCGACGAGCCCCGGGTCCGTGACCTGGTCGCCTCCGCCCTGGACCACTACCGCGAGGCCCCGTCGGTCACCCGGATCGAGTGGAAGACCCGCGGTCACGACCATGCCCCGGGGCTCCACGACGCCCTGGTCGAGGCCGGGTTCGCACCGCAGGAGACCGAGTCGATCATGGTCGGCCCGCTCCAGGCCCTCGCCGCTGACACCCCGCCCCCTCCCGGCGTCACCCTGCGCACCCTTCAGGAGAAGCGCGAGGTGCGCGCGATGAGCGCCATGGCCGACATCGGCTTCGGCGAGGATCCGGACCCCGCCCGGGCCGACGCCCTCCTGGCCCGCCTGGCCCGCGCGGACGGCATGGAGCTGTGGGTGGCGGAGCTGGAGGGGCGGATGGTCAGCGCCGGACGCCTCGAACCGGTGCCGGGCACCGAGTTCGCCGGCATCTGGGGCGGGGTGACCCTGCCCGAGCACAGGGGGCGCGGCATCTACCGGGCGCTCACCGCAGCCCGGGCCCGCTCCGCGCTCGCCGCCGGCAAGACGCTCGTGCACAGCGACTCCACCGAGTACTCCCGCCCGATCCTCGAACGGCAGGGACTGGTGAAGGTCTCCACCACCACGCCCTACGAGTGGCGCTGCTGA